The Candidatus Eisenbacteria bacterium DNA window CGTCGTGCGCTCGGGTGCCGACCAGCACGCGACCCGGCGCCGCGGCGTCCTTCAGGCGCCGCGCGATGCCGACCGCGTCGCTCGTGACGGGCGCTCCCGGACCGCTCGCCTCGTCGGGATCTCCCACGAGGACGACGCCCGACTCGACGCCGACGCGGATCCCGGGCACGGCGCGCATCGCCGCTGCGGCCGTCACCGCCTGGTGGGCGGCGCGCTCGATCGCCGCCGGGGCGCCGAACGCCGCGACGAGCATCGCGTCCACGCGGTCGACGACCCGCCCGCCGTGTCCGGCGACGATCGTCGCGAGGTCGTCGAGCGCGGCGAGCGTGTGCGCGGCGGCCTCCTCGAGCACGGCGCCCGGCGTCGCCGGCAGCTCGGCAACGACGATCGTGGCGCGGCGGCGCGCGACGAGCGGCGGCGGACCGGTGCGGGCGGGCGGGGGCGGGGGGCCGCTCGGCCGGGGAACGATGCGCAGGCGAGGCGGGTCGTCGGCCATCGCGTCAGAACTGCAGCGTCATGCGGAGGCTCGTCTCCGAGCGTCCGGCGTTGAATCCGGCCAGGCCCCAGGTTTCGAAGATGGGCGTCGAGTGACCGCGCGGCGTGACGAAGTAGCGCTGCGCCAGGTTCACGACCAGGTCGTTGCGCACGAACCAGTCGACCGACCAGAACGGCTCCATGCCGAACTGGTTCACCGGGTCGACCACCAGCCCGAGCGTCGGCACGACGCTGCCGCCGCGGAAGAAGCCGGTGACGGCGAGCGACGCGAGCGCCTCCCAGCCGCGGATCTTGTCGCGGAAGGCGACATTGGGCGGCCGCTCGCGCGAGGGCAGATCGAGCCCGCCCACGAGGCACGACCCCGCGCGCCGTCGCTGCTGCGCCGGGAGGATCGCGATGTCCTGGGCGCGGCAGCTCGGGTTGTCGAGAAGATGGTGCCAGAAGAACTGGCCCGTCACGAGGAACGTGCTCACGCGGTTGAGCGGCCTGATCCAGGTCGGGCGATCGAAGCCGATCATGCCCTTCCACATGTCCTTCTTGGTGACGCCGGGCAGCGCCGGCACGTCGATCAGCGTCACGCGCGAGACGTCGAAGAACGGGATGCCCATGTCGTAGACCGTCTCGAGGCGGTAGACGGTCTGCGTCCAGGTCTCCTCGGCATAGTTCGCCGACAGGCCGATCGTGTGCACGTACGGCGAGATGGCTTTGGCGGGGAAGATGCCCCGGGCGAGGTAGCCGCGCGTGAGCTCGAGATCGCGCTGCGGGTTGAACGTGCGCGGCACGCCCGCGAGCGGCGCCGAGTTCGTGCCGTCGTCGCCCGCCCAGCGCTGGTAGAAGTAGACGAGCGCCAGCTCGACGCTGGCCGGCGTGACCGCATGCAGGCGCACGCCGACCTGGCTGTTCTCGGCGGGATTGCGCGACCAGTCGCCTTGCCCGAAGAGCTTCGTGCCGCCGATGAGGCTCGTGCACTTCCCGCTGCCGTCGTTCGGCCCGCCGTGGATCTTGGTCGGCGCACCGTCGCAGAAGCCGCTCACCATCGCGCCGTCGAGCGGGTTCGTGAGCGGGTTGAGGAACGGCAGGCCCCACGGGCGGGGGAGGTAGGCCTGCTTCGCCGGCTGCCAGTCGCCGGGATTCCAGTACCATTCGAGGAACGCCTGCGAGAGCGGTCCGATCTGATCCAGGTCGTAGAGGAAGTGGATCATCCAGAGCGGCTGGCGCAGCTCGTCCCATCCGAACGCGGGGGGCGGGATCTCCTGCTGTAGATGCCAGGTGAGGTCCAGAGGATTCACGCGGTCGAGCAGGCGGAAGTTGTCGCTCTCGCCCCACACGAGCTGCTGCTTTCCGGCGCGCACCGTGAGTGGCAGGCCGCGCAGCCGCACCTCGATCCACGCCTCGCGCAGCTCGTCGTCGAAGCGGAAGGCATCGCGCTCGCCGCGCGTGAGGCCGTCCAGCGTGAGCTGGCGATCGCTGAAGCCGGCCGCGCGCAGCGCGCCGGGCAGCCGGCGCCCGCTGTAGGCGCGGCCGTGGATGTCCTCGCGCGGCGCGAATCCGGGCGTCGTGTCGTAGACGCTGTCGTAGACGCCCCGCCACTGGACGAGGACCTGCGAGCGCTCGATGAACGGGACGTCGTAGCTCGAGAGGAAGCGCCCGTGGTCGAGCCAATCGTACTGGAGCCGCAGGCGCGCGGTGTTGCGCTGCTGGATGAACTGGTACGTCGACGCGTCGGGCGTGCGGACCAGGTTCTGCGTCTGGAGGTTGCCCGAGAGCTGGACCGCGCCGAAGCGCTGGGTGGCCGCCGCGGGCAGCGCCGCCGCGAGGATCGTGGCGCACACGATCCCGCCGCGGATCACGGACAGCTCTCGGTGTCGTGGTAGCACGCGTGCACCGGCAGGATGAGCGCCGATGCGCCGGGCAGGCCCGTCGTGACCGTGTCCAGGAGATTCTGCTGCGTCGCCGGCTCGCAGAAGACGTCGACGAGGACCGGCTCGGCGGTCTTCGGATAGGCGGCGTCCGGCCACGGGGGCACGGGCGTCGTCGCCTTGCCGGTCCGCTCGATCCGATCGGACGGGAAGCAGGGCAGGCTCGTCGTCGCCGCGCAGCACGTCTGCGAGAGACCGCCCTTGCGGTCGAGGCAGCGGGCCGTCGCCGGGTCGACCGGATCGGGGACCTGCGACACGCACGCGTCGCCGGTGCACGGCGCGCCGCACGTGCCGGCGCCCGGACAGCCGTTGCTCGCGAGCTGCCCGGCGCACGGGAGCGCGCCTTCGAGCGCGCGGCTGCTCGTCGTCACGTGGAGCGGGATCTGCAGCCGCGCGAGGAACGTACCGTCGGGGCGGCAGCTGCTCGAGAGCTTGAAGACCTGGTTCGCGTCGCTCACCAGCACCGTGCCCTCGACCCGGCACGCGCGTCCCTTGTCGGGCCCGGCGGTACACACGCCGGTGTCGCCGCGGGCATTCCCCGAGCACTGCGGGCAGACCACGCCGGGCGGCGCGAACCATACGGCGCTGCCGAGCGCGAGCGTCAGGTCGACGGCGCCGGTCGCGAGATCGGCCGTGCCGGTGATCGAGCCGTCGTACTCGTTGACGAGGCAGGTGGCGGCGCCGAGCACGAAGAGCGGCAGCGGCGGTCCGAAGGCGGGGTTGATCGTCCCGCGCCCCGTCTCGCTCGAGACGGTGCAGGTGGACGTGGTGCTCGGGTCGCATCCCGAGAGGCACGCGCGCAGCGTGGAGCCGCCGACGATCGGGAAGTTGTGCGCCACGCCCGTCCAGCCGTTGTCGAGATCGGTCCCGGCGTCCGCAGCGACGAGGCGCAGCTCGCGCGGACCACCGGCGGGATTGGGCGGGCATTCACCCTGCCCCTCGTTCGGCAGGCACTGGAGCGTCAGCCGATCGGAGTCGCGAGCCGTCTGGCCGCCGGCGGTGCCCTTCGCCCGCATGCGCAGTGCGAGTCGCTTGGATGGCCTCGAGTGCGACTTCCCGCGGAGCGGCAGCCGGACGATCGCGGCGGAGCCGCACGCAGCCTCCGACGCCGGTGTCACCGGGGGCGTCAGGGCCTGCGTCACGAGCTTCCCGGTCTGCGCGAGCACGCGCGAGACGGTGAGCGACGTGACGTCCGTCGCCGAGCACCCGCCGACGTCGGCCGACAGCACGCACACGTCGACCCCGAAGGTGCAGGCGCCGTCCTGCTGCCCGTCGGCGTCGCAGGCGGGATCGCCGTCGCGGCACGCGACGGCGGTCGCACCCTTCGTCGCCGTCATGCCGTCCCAGACCGCCAGGCAGTCGGTCGCCGCGGGGCCGCCACCGGCGACCAGCGCATGGGCGGCCGCGGCGGCCAGCAGGATCGTGGCTGCGGCGGTGCGCACCGGCGTGCGTGTCACCCCGATCGCCTAGCGCACGTGGCCGCGGCCGCGCAACGTCCTTGACCCGTCGTCGAGCCTCGGCGATGTGAGCGGCATGAAGGGATTGAGAGGGCGCCACGTGCTGGTCACCGGGGCGGCGAGCGGGATCGGCGAGGCCGTCTGCGTTCGGCTGATCGAGGAGGGCGCGGCGGTAGCGCTGGTCGACCGCGATGCGGACCGGCTGGAAGCCCTGCGAGCGAAGCTCGCAGGGCAGGGCGGCCGCCTCGCGGCCTTCCGGGTCGAGGTCGGCGACGAGGCGGCCGTGCGGGCGGCGGTCGACGGCGCGGTCGCGTCCCTCGGCGCGCTCCGCGGCGTCGTCACGAGCGCCGGCATCTTCGATCCCGGCGACATGCAACCGCTCGCCGGCGTCGAGCTCGCGACCTTCGAGCGCACGCTGCGCGTGAACCTCGTGGGGACGTTCCTGGTCGTGAAGTACGCGCTCCCGCATCTGGTGGCGCACGGCGGCGCCATCGTGACCGTGGCGTCGACCGCCGGGGTGCGCGGCCACGGCTTCGGGAGCGGCTACACGGCGTCGAAGGGCGGTGTCGTGGCGCTGACGCGTCTCCTCGCCGAGCAGTACGCGGGGCAGGGCGTGCGCACGAACTGCATCTGTCCGGGGGCCACCGACACCCCGATGACGGGCGGCGTCTACCACCAGCCCGAGATGAAGCAGCGCATGCAGCGCGCGATTCCGCTCGGCCGCGTCGCCGAGCCGCACGAGATCGGCGACGTCGCGTGCTTCCTTCTCTCCGACGACGCCGCCTACGTGAACGGTCAGATCCTGCCCGTCGACGGCGGCGCGACGGTGCGATGAGCGACGTCCAGGTCCGCACGATCGAGGAACGCGATCTTCCGGAGGCCGACCGCATCTTCCGGCTCGCCTTCGGGACGTTCCTTCGCCTTCCCGATCCGCTCGCGTTCGGCGGCGACTCGTCGTTCGTGCGCGCGCGCTTCCTCGCGAATCCCGGCGCCGGCTTCGTCGCGACGCGCGGCGGGGAGCTCGTCGGCTCCAACTTCGCGGTGCGCTGGGGCAGCTTTGGCTTCTTCGGGCCGCTATCGGTGCGCCCGGATCTGTGGAACGGCGGCGTGGGACGCCGGCTCCTCGATCCGGTGATGGCCCTGTTCGAGCGGTGGGGGATACGGCACGCCGGTCTCTTCACCTTCGCCGAGAGCGCGAAGCACGTGGGGCTCTACGGAAGCTACGGGTTCTACCCGAGGTTCCTGACCGCGATCATGTCGAAGGCGATCACCGCGCCGCCGGCGGCGACTGCACGCTGGTCACGCTTCTCCCAAGGCGCGCCCGCCGCGGCGCTCGCGCGCTGCCGCGAGATCACGAACGCCCTCTACGATGGGCTGGACCTCACCGACGAGATCCGCGCCGTCGCGACGCACGGCTTCGGCGACACCGTGCTGGTGGAGGACGGCGGTCGCCTCGCCGCCTTCGCCGTCTGTCACGTCGGGGCGGGCACCGAGGCGGGCAGCGACCAGTGCTTCGTCAAGTTCGGCGCCGTGCGCCCGGGTCCGGACGCGAGCGCCGACTTCGAGCGTCTCCTCGATGCATGCGAAGCCTTCGCCGCGGGGTGCGGCGCCGGCACGGTCATGGGCGGCACGAATCTCGCGCGCGAGGCGGCGTACCGCCGGATGCGCGCGCGGGGCTACCGGACGGTCATCCAGGGCGTCGCGATGCACCGCCCGAACGAGCCCGCCTACAGCCGGCCCGACGTGTTCGCGATCGACGACTGGCGCTGAGCCGGCCCGCTCGCAGTGCCCCGGGCCGTCGGCTAGATTCCGCGGGTCATGGAGCCGACGAAGGTGGCCGATCCCGCGACGTTGCTGGCCGAGCTGCGCGAGCGGGTGCGGGGGCTCGACGCGCGCGTCGCCGAGCTCGGGAGGCATCTTTGACCTCCCGGGCTTGCAGAAGCGCGCCGAGGAGCTGACCGAGCAGGCGGCGCGTCCGGATCTCTGGAACGATCCCAAGCGCGCGCAGGAGGTGACGCGCGAGAACGCCCGCGTCGGCGCGACCATCAACGGGTGGAAGGCGCAGCGGGAAGGGGTCGACGAGGCGCAGATATTCCTCGAGCTCGCCGAGGAGGGCGACGCCGAGGCGCTGGCCGAGCTGCAGGCGAAGGTCGGCGCCGTCACGAGCACGCTCGATCAGCTCGAGCTGCAGCAGCTCCTGGGCGGCGAGCACGATGCCGGCAACGCGATCGTCGAGATCCATCCCGGCGCCGGCGGGCTCGAGGCGCAGGACTGGGCCGAGATGTTGCTGCGGATGTATCTGCGCTGGTGCGAGCGGCGTGGCTTCAAGACCGAGCTGCTCGAGCATCAGCCCGGCGAGGGCGCGGGCATCAAGAGCGCCACGTTCACCGTCGCGGGCCCGTACGCCTTCGGCTACGCCAAGGCCGAGAGCGGCGTCCATCGCCTGGTGCGCATCTCGCCGTTCGACGCCAACGCGCGCCGCCAGACGTCGTTCGCGTCCGTGCTCGTGGTCCCCGACATCGAGGACGAGATCGAGATCGAGGTGCGGGACGAGGACCTCCGCATCGACACGTACCGGTCGTCGGGGGCCGGCGGGCAACACGTGAACAAGACCGACTCGGCGGTGCGCCTGACGCACCTGCCGTCGGGCATCGTGGTCGCCTGCCAGAACGAGCGCTCGCAGCACAAGAACAAGGCGATGGCGATGAAGATCCTGAAGGCGCGCCTCTACGAGATGGAGCAGCGCAAGCAGCAGGAGAAGATGGAGCAGCTCGCGGGCAACAAGTCCGACATCGGCTTCGGCCACCAGATCCGCTCGTACGTCCTGCACCCCTACCGGATGGTGAAGGACCACCGGACCAACACCGAGGTCGGCAACGCCGACGGCGTGCTCGACGGCGACCTCGACCCGTTCATCGACGCCTACCTCCGCTCGCAGCTCGCCGGCGGGGCGAAGAAGTGAGCGCGACCGCCGAGCGCGTGCGTGCGATCCTCGAGGGCGCGCGGGCGATCATCACCGGCAGCCACATCGTCTACACCTCGGGCAGGCACGGCAGTGCCTACGTGAACAAGGACGCCGTCTACCCCGACACCGCGCGCGTCGCCGAGCTCTGTCGCTTCCTCGCCGACGCCGCCGCGCCGCTGCGCCCCGAGATCGTGTGCGGGCCGGCGATGGGCGGCATCATCCTCGCCCAGTGGACCGGACATCACCTGGGCATCCCGGCGGTCTACGCCGAGAAGGCGGACGCGGGCGGCATGGCCCTGCGACGTGGCTACGATGCGCTGGTCGCCGGACGGCGCGTGCTGGTCGTCGAGGACATCCTCAATACCGGCGGCTCGGTGAAGGACGCGGTCGCGGCGGTGCGCGCCGCGGGCGGCGACGTCGCCGGCGTCGCGGCTCTCGTGAACCGCGGGCGCGTCACCGCCGCGGACGTGGGCGTGCCCGCGCTCGCCGCGCTCCTCGACGTCGAGCTCGAGGCGTGGGACGCGGCCGCGTGCCCGCTCTGCCGCGACGGCGTGCCGGTGAACACGACCGTCGGAAAGGGACGCGAGTTCCTCGCGAAGCGCCGCCAGACCGGTTGACACGCTCGGCGGCGCCGTGCGCACGAAGGGCCATGCGTACGGCGATCGGCCTCGTCCTCCTCGTCTTCGCGGCGCGCTCCGGCCCCGCGGCCGACTTCAACATCGGGCCCGGCGACGCGGCGTCGCTCCAGAAGGCGCTGACGGTCGCCGCCGCCACGCCCGAGGCGGACACCATCACGCTCGCGGCCGGGTCGACGTACAGCATCACGACGGCCGTCGAGGGCAACCAGGCGCTCCCGAGCATCACGACGCCGATCACGATCGTCGGCAACGGCGCGACGATCGAGCGCGCCACGAGCTTCGTCGGCGACATGCGCATCCTGCGCATCGCCGGGCCGTTCGGGGACGTGACGCTCCGGAACGTCACCATTCGCGGCGGGCGTCTTTCGAGCGGCGCCGCCGGGGCGGGAGCGCTCAGCGTCGGGCTCGGGCTCACGATCGAGGACAGCACGTTCACCGACAATCGCTGCGACGACGCCGCGCAGCTCGGCCAGGGCGGTGCCGTCTACATGGACGCGCCGCTGACCATCCGGAACAGCACGCTCAGCCAGAACCACGCCAACAAGGGTGGGGCGATCGCGAACCCGTTCGGGCGTACGCTCACGATCGAGCGCTCCCACATCGTGGACAACGTCGCCGCGGGGCTCGGCGCTTCTGGCGGCGGCGTGGGCGGCGCGATCGCGACGACGTTCGGGGAGATCGCGATGACCGACTCGACGGTCGCCGGGAACCAGGCGCTCGCGCCGCCGACCGGCAACGCGCTCGGGGGCGGCATTGCGAACGAGGACGGCAATTGGACCATCACGCGATCGACGGTGAGCGGCAACAGCGCGACGTCGACCGCGCCGAGTACGGGGAACGCCCTCGGGGGCGGCATGTATTCGACGGGGGGCGGCACGATCACGCTCGTCAACAGCACCGTGAGCGGCAACCGGGTCCTCATGGCGGGTGCCGCGCGCGTCGACGGCGGCGGCGTCGCGGCCGAGGGCGCCGGGTCGTGGACGCTGCGCAACGTGACGATCGCGGGGAACAACCTGCCGGCCGCTCCGGCGAACCGGCGCGGCGGCGGGATCTTCGTGTCCGGCCCGACCTTCCACGTGCAGAACTCGATCATCGGCGACAACGTCGCCGACGCGGGCCCCGACTGCTTCACCACCGTGGGGAGCACGATCGTGTCGGGGGGCTACACGCTGTTCGAGAGCACCGCCGGCTGCGCGATCGCGACCGGAACGGGCGACGTGACGGGGCAGGACGCGTTCCTCGGGCCGCTCGCCGACAACGGCGGCCTCACGCTCACGCACGCGCTCGGCGCGGCCAGCCCGGCGGAGAACGCCGGCAATCCCGAGAATCCCGGGCAGGACGCCGACGCGTGCGAGACCGTCGACCAGCGCTGCTTCGGCCGGCCCGCCGGCGGTCGCTGCGACATGGGCGCGGTGGAGCAGGGTGCGATCGCCGTCTGCGCCGACGTCACCACCACGACCACCACGACGACGCTACCCGCCGGCTGCGGCCTCTCCGCCGCGACCTTCGCGTCGATCCTGTGCCGTCTCGACGAGCTCATCGCCGACGTCCAGGGCACCGCCGCCCTCGGCAAGCAGCAGGCGAAGCTCCTCCAGAGCGCCCAGTCGGGGCGCGACAAGACCACCGACGCGCAAAGCCTCTCGTCCGCCGGCAAGGCGAAGCCCGCCAAGAAGAAGCTGAAGAAGGCCGCCCGCGCCGTCACGAGCTTCGTACACCGCCTGAGCTCCCGCAGCGCCCGCAAGTCCATCCCCACCGAAACGCGCCAGCCCTTGCTGGACGCCGCCGCCCCGATCGCCGCCGACCTCAAGACTCTCTCACAGAGCCTCTAGGAGGCCGAGCCAAGACTACGTCTTGGCTCGGGGTAGGACGCGAGAGTGTGTCGCGTTCGTGGCGCGTGCCCGGACGCCACACTCTCGCGTCGGCTTCCTGCACCCGTGCGTACCAGCGTTGCGGCGCCGGCTTTGCCGGCCGCCGCACCCCGCCCGCGCGTACCACCGACGCCCCACCTACGCCCTCGCCCCGAGACGAAGTCTCGGGGCGAAACCAAACTACTGCACGGTCCAGGCTCGCCGGATCTCGGTCACCAGGTCGACGATCGGCGTGCCCGACACGTCGACGGTGACGTCGTGGAGCGTGCCGGTGAAGCGAAACGGTGAGGCGTAGGCTTCGGTCACCGGCGTGCCGTCGTCGTAGCCGCAGCACATGCCCTCGCCGGCGAGCGCGAAGCGAAACGGCGCCGTGCGCTTCACGATCTGCTCCGCCACCACCTCGCCATCGACGACCAGCTCGGCGTTCATCGCGAGCCCGCGCTGGGGGGTCATCTGCACGCCAACCACGTGGCGACCCGGCCCGAGCGGCCGGCTCGACACGGTCGTGCGCTCGAGCCCGACGAAGTTGTACGCGTAGTGCGCGCGGCCATCCTTCACGTACAGCGAGAAGCCGCCG harbors:
- a CDS encoding choice-of-anchor Q domain-containing protein, with amino-acid sequence MRTAIGLVLLVFAARSGPAADFNIGPGDAASLQKALTVAAATPEADTITLAAGSTYSITTAVEGNQALPSITTPITIVGNGATIERATSFVGDMRILRIAGPFGDVTLRNVTIRGGRLSSGAAGAGALSVGLGLTIEDSTFTDNRCDDAAQLGQGGAVYMDAPLTIRNSTLSQNHANKGGAIANPFGRTLTIERSHIVDNVAAGLGASGGGVGGAIATTFGEIAMTDSTVAGNQALAPPTGNALGGGIANEDGNWTITRSTVSGNSATSTAPSTGNALGGGMYSTGGGTITLVNSTVSGNRVLMAGAARVDGGGVAAEGAGSWTLRNVTIAGNNLPAAPANRRGGGIFVSGPTFHVQNSIIGDNVADAGPDCFTTVGSTIVSGGYTLFESTAGCAIATGTGDVTGQDAFLGPLADNGGLTLTHALGAASPAENAGNPENPGQDADACETVDQRCFGRPAGGRCDMGAVEQGAIAVCADVTTTTTTTTLPAGCGLSAATFASILCRLDELIADVQGTAALGKQQAKLLQSAQSGRDKTTDAQSLSSAGKAKPAKKKLKKAARAVTSFVHRLSSRSARKSIPTETRQPLLDAAAPIAADLKTLSQSL
- a CDS encoding SDR family NAD(P)-dependent oxidoreductase, encoding MKGLRGRHVLVTGAASGIGEAVCVRLIEEGAAVALVDRDADRLEALRAKLAGQGGRLAAFRVEVGDEAAVRAAVDGAVASLGALRGVVTSAGIFDPGDMQPLAGVELATFERTLRVNLVGTFLVVKYALPHLVAHGGAIVTVASTAGVRGHGFGSGYTASKGGVVALTRLLAEQYAGQGVRTNCICPGATDTPMTGGVYHQPEMKQRMQRAIPLGRVAEPHEIGDVACFLLSDDAAYVNGQILPVDGGATVR
- a CDS encoding phosphoribosyltransferase family protein, whose amino-acid sequence is MSATAERVRAILEGARAIITGSHIVYTSGRHGSAYVNKDAVYPDTARVAELCRFLADAAAPLRPEIVCGPAMGGIILAQWTGHHLGIPAVYAEKADAGGMALRRGYDALVAGRRVLVVEDILNTGGSVKDAVAAVRAAGGDVAGVAALVNRGRVTAADVGVPALAALLDVELEAWDAAACPLCRDGVPVNTTVGKGREFLAKRRQTG
- a CDS encoding DUF1302 family protein → MIRGGIVCATILAAALPAAATQRFGAVQLSGNLQTQNLVRTPDASTYQFIQQRNTARLRLQYDWLDHGRFLSSYDVPFIERSQVLVQWRGVYDSVYDTTPGFAPREDIHGRAYSGRRLPGALRAAGFSDRQLTLDGLTRGERDAFRFDDELREAWIEVRLRGLPLTVRAGKQQLVWGESDNFRLLDRVNPLDLTWHLQQEIPPPAFGWDELRQPLWMIHFLYDLDQIGPLSQAFLEWYWNPGDWQPAKQAYLPRPWGLPFLNPLTNPLDGAMVSGFCDGAPTKIHGGPNDGSGKCTSLIGGTKLFGQGDWSRNPAENSQVGVRLHAVTPASVELALVYFYQRWAGDDGTNSAPLAGVPRTFNPQRDLELTRGYLARGIFPAKAISPYVHTIGLSANYAEETWTQTVYRLETVYDMGIPFFDVSRVTLIDVPALPGVTKKDMWKGMIGFDRPTWIRPLNRVSTFLVTGQFFWHHLLDNPSCRAQDIAILPAQQRRRAGSCLVGGLDLPSRERPPNVAFRDKIRGWEALASLAVTGFFRGGSVVPTLGLVVDPVNQFGMEPFWSVDWFVRNDLVVNLAQRYFVTPRGHSTPIFETWGLAGFNAGRSETSLRMTLQF
- a CDS encoding GNAT family N-acetyltransferase; the protein is MSDVQVRTIEERDLPEADRIFRLAFGTFLRLPDPLAFGGDSSFVRARFLANPGAGFVATRGGELVGSNFAVRWGSFGFFGPLSVRPDLWNGGVGRRLLDPVMALFERWGIRHAGLFTFAESAKHVGLYGSYGFYPRFLTAIMSKAITAPPAATARWSRFSQGAPAAALARCREITNALYDGLDLTDEIRAVATHGFGDTVLVEDGGRLAAFAVCHVGAGTEAGSDQCFVKFGAVRPGPDASADFERLLDACEAFAAGCGAGTVMGGTNLAREAAYRRMRARGYRTVIQGVAMHRPNEPAYSRPDVFAIDDWR
- the prfB gene encoding peptide chain release factor 2 (programmed frameshift), whose protein sequence is MLAELRERVRGLDARVAELGRHLDLPGLQKRAEELTEQAARPDLWNDPKRAQEVTRENARVGATINGWKAQREGVDEAQIFLELAEEGDAEALAELQAKVGAVTSTLDQLELQQLLGGEHDAGNAIVEIHPGAGGLEAQDWAEMLLRMYLRWCERRGFKTELLEHQPGEGAGIKSATFTVAGPYAFGYAKAESGVHRLVRISPFDANARRQTSFASVLVVPDIEDEIEIEVRDEDLRIDTYRSSGAGGQHVNKTDSAVRLTHLPSGIVVACQNERSQHKNKAMAMKILKARLYEMEQRKQQEKMEQLAGNKSDIGFGHQIRSYVLHPYRMVKDHRTNTEVGNADGVLDGDLDPFIDAYLRSQLAGGAKK